In one Arenibacter antarcticus genomic region, the following are encoded:
- a CDS encoding Gfo/Idh/MocA family protein gives MSDKKIIRIGLVGYGFMGRTHSNAYNRLENFFPELKYRPVLKAVCARNKERLQAFADQWGYESIETDWRKLIARDDIDAIDICTPNNMHAEIAIAAAKAGKMVLCEKPLARTVAEAQPMVDAVEKAGVKNTVWYNYRRVPAVTLAKQLIDAGKLGKIFHYRANFLQDWTISPELPQGGEGTWRLDNEAAGSGVTGDLLAHCIDTAMWLNGGIKDVSAVTETFIKERMHTGTGEVQKVDIDDACIFHCHFDNGSLGVFESTRYARGHKAAKTFEINGEHASIKWDLHDLNRLEYFDHRDESITRGWRSIHVTDGDQPYMDKWWVPGLSVGYEHTFVHQAADFFKSLEDDSVCSPTFKEAQETQKVCEAVLESAKERRWKDTDVNWQK, from the coding sequence ATGTCGGATAAAAAAATAATCAGAATTGGGTTGGTAGGATACGGATTTATGGGGCGTACCCATTCCAATGCCTATAATAGATTGGAAAATTTCTTTCCAGAACTAAAATACCGTCCCGTACTTAAGGCGGTATGTGCCCGAAACAAGGAACGCTTACAAGCTTTTGCTGATCAATGGGGGTACGAATCTATAGAAACTGATTGGAGGAAATTGATTGCCAGGGACGATATAGATGCTATAGATATTTGCACACCCAACAATATGCATGCAGAAATTGCTATTGCCGCTGCTAAGGCGGGAAAAATGGTGCTATGTGAAAAGCCATTGGCCCGAACGGTGGCAGAGGCTCAACCTATGGTAGATGCGGTTGAAAAAGCGGGAGTTAAGAATACGGTATGGTATAACTACCGTAGGGTCCCTGCGGTTACACTTGCCAAACAACTTATAGATGCGGGGAAATTGGGTAAAATTTTTCATTATCGCGCAAATTTTTTACAGGATTGGACCATTAGTCCAGAGTTGCCCCAAGGTGGGGAAGGTACTTGGCGACTAGATAACGAAGCCGCAGGATCAGGAGTTACAGGAGATCTATTGGCGCATTGTATAGATACAGCCATGTGGTTGAACGGGGGTATTAAGGATGTATCGGCAGTAACGGAAACCTTTATTAAGGAACGTATGCATACCGGAACCGGGGAGGTACAAAAGGTGGATATAGATGATGCCTGTATTTTTCATTGCCATTTTGATAACGGCTCCTTGGGAGTGTTCGAGTCTACACGGTATGCCCGCGGACATAAAGCCGCCAAAACTTTCGAGATAAATGGGGAACACGCTTCCATAAAATGGGACTTACACGACTTGAACCGATTGGAGTATTTTGACCATAGGGATGAATCTATAACACGTGGCTGGCGCTCCATACATGTTACGGACGGAGATCAACCTTATATGGATAAATGGTGGGTGCCCGGGCTAAGTGTGGGATACGAACATACATTTGTGCATCAGGCAGCGGATTTCTTTAAAAGTTTGGAGGACGATTCAGTTTGTTCCCCTACCTTTAAAGAAGCTCAGGAAACCCAAAAAGTGTGTGAGGCCGTTTTAGAATCGGCCAAAGAAAGACGGTGGAAAGATACTGACGTCAATTGGCAGAAGTAG